A segment of the Bdellovibrio bacteriovorus genome:
CAACGTTTTGATTTCGCTGACGGCATGCAGTTTTTTAAGCGCCAGGGCCAGCGCCACAAAGCCGCCGGTCACCGAAGCCGTGCGTGTGCCGCCATCGGCATTCAACACGTCACAGTCGATGATGATTTGTTTTTCACCCAGTTGTTTTAGGTCCACCGCCGCACGCAAAGAGCGTCCAATCAGGCGCGAGATTTCTTGAGTGCGCCCCCCAGTCATGGATTTGTCACGACGGATGCGCGTGTGAGTCGATCTTGGCAGCATGCCGTATTCCGCCGTGATCCAGCCAGCTCCGGTGCCCAGCAACCAGCTTGGGGCTTTAGATTCATAAGTCGCCGTGCAAAGAACTTTGGTGCGACCAAATTCCACGATGGCAGAGCCTTCAGCGTACTCGGATACATTTGGGGTGATTTTAATATTTCGAAGTTGATCAAACAGACGGCCGTCAGCACGCATAGAAAGCTCCAGTAAGGCCGGGTAAGAGGTGGCCTTTTTTCAGTCTTAGTTTTGGGGTGATTAAAACGATTAAAACAAACTAATTTAAGGATTTTGCGGTGTGGTTGTCCATCTTTTCTTTGTAGGACTGGAGGGCGGTGTAGATTTTTTGGGCAAGATCGTTTTGATATTCTGCGCTGACCAGCTTTTTGGCTTCACGCGGGTTGGTCAAAAAGCCGATTTCAATCAAAACCGAAGGCATTGTCGTTTTTGAGATCACATAGAATGGGGCCTGTTTGATCGTGGCTTGAGCCGCGTTATTGTCCGTGCCCCACACCTGCGTCAGGGTTTGTGTCAGGCGCAGGCTGCTGCTGAGACGGTTTTGACGATGCAGGTCTTCCACAATCGCTGCCACGTCGCCTTTTTTGGAAAGCTCGTCGCCTCCAGAGATGTCATGCAGCTCGCGGCTGTTAAGAACCATCTGATTTTCCTGGCTGGCTAAAAACAGTGCATCTTCATCGGGTGGCAGATTGTTTTGGAAGAAGAACTCAACACCCTTGGCGCGCTGATCGGAAGCGGCATTGGCGTGCAAACTGACGAACAAGTCCGCCTTGGATCCTTCGGCCATTTTCACACGCTCAGGCAAAGACAGATTGCGATCACTTGTGCGCGTCATGGTGACTTTGAACTTTTCATCTTTGGCTAATAAAGTCTGCAGCTTTTGTGCGACTTTCAAAACCAGTTCCGCTTCTTTCGCTCCGCCATACACCGCTCCCGTATCAACACCACCATGGCCGGGATCCAGCATAATGTGCAGAGCAAACGCAGAAGGGGAGCAAAGAATAAGCAAAGCACCAAGGCTTTGTTTCAGAAACGGAAAGTTCATGCAGTCA
Coding sequences within it:
- the rph gene encoding ribonuclease PH, with product MRADGRLFDQLRNIKITPNVSEYAEGSAIVEFGRTKVLCTATYESKAPSWLLGTGAGWITAEYGMLPRSTHTRIRRDKSMTGGRTQEISRLIGRSLRAAVDLKQLGEKQIIIDCDVLNADGGTRTASVTGGFVALALALKKLHAVSEIKTLPLINYVSAISVGLHEGNILLDLNYDEDSAIGTDMNFVMTDKGQFVEVQGTAEHVPFTRDQLFKMMDVAEKGCRELFIHQAAVMGEIYKIAGA
- a CDS encoding N-acetylmuramoyl-L-alanine amidase family protein; its protein translation is MNFPFLKQSLGALLILCSPSAFALHIMLDPGHGGVDTGAVYGGAKEAELVLKVAQKLQTLLAKDEKFKVTMTRTSDRNLSLPERVKMAEGSKADLFVSLHANAASDQRAKGVEFFFQNNLPPDEDALFLASQENQMVLNSRELHDISGGDELSKKGDVAAIVEDLHRQNRLSSSLRLTQTLTQVWGTDNNAAQATIKQAPFYVISKTTMPSVLIEIGFLTNPREAKKLVSAEYQNDLAQKIYTALQSYKEKMDNHTAKSLN